A portion of the Malania oleifera isolate guangnan ecotype guangnan chromosome 3, ASM2987363v1, whole genome shotgun sequence genome contains these proteins:
- the LOC131151059 gene encoding putative pentatricopeptide repeat-containing protein At3g16890, mitochondrial, whose protein sequence is MRGRAPLASRASSSAISNLTEQLQGQSKPKRQNPSEAKSKVSPGQKKSTKAEAFSRGKPSLNPPLPNPHLFPTPNSPISLNKHKPQFGLIDHQYLSEILSRKDWFLLLNHELRAKRIALNPQVVVSVLQNQENPLYSLNFYIWVSNIDPSLARNHSISAVLANTLYRKGPVVLSVELLQDFRSSGFRIGEDLISILIGSWGRLGLAKYCVEIFGQISFLGLSPSTRLYNAVINALVKSNALDLAYLKFQQMSADNCKPDRFTYNFLIHGVCKIGVVDEALRLVKQMKCSGYSPNVFTYTILIDGFCNAKRVDEAFSVLEMMKDKNVIPSEATFRSLVHGIFRCTAPFKAFELLSKYVERGSLLPKPACDTILFCLANNSMAREAAMFLRKTWEKGYFPDSSTFNITMTCLIKGLDLRETCKILDTAIKQGLKPAFNTYIILIEALYRAGRHEEGNYYLNIISQNGFLSNTFSYNMVIDCFCKAKMMDRASEAFWGMLQRGIAPNLVTFNTLISGYCKDGLLGKVRELLQMLLEHGLKPDIFTFSSTIDGLCRVHHIEDAFGCFNEMVEWGVKPNAVTYNILIRSLCVVGDVAKSMKLLRRMQADGISPDLYSFNAVIQSYCKMNKVEKAQKLFISMLALDLNPDNYTYNAFIKALCESGRVDEAKEIFLSMEVNGCVPDSYTCNSIINALVQSGLPKEAQDLLRKCEGRGFF, encoded by the coding sequence ATGAGAGGGCGTGCTCCTCTAGCTTCCAGGGCCTCCTCTTCTGCGATCTCAAATCTCACTGAACAATTACAGGGCCAGTCAAAACCAAAGAGACAAAACCCCTCAGAAGCGAAATCAAAGGTATCACCTGGTCAGAAGAAATCCACTAAAGCTGAAGCTTTTTCAAGAGGTAAACCCTCGTTAAACCCTCCTCTGCCAAATCCCCATTTGTTTCCCACTCCAAACAGCCCCATTTCACTTAATAAGCACAAACCCCAATTTGGGTTGATTGATCATCAGTACCTTTCTGAGATTCTGTCCAGAAAAGACTGGTTTTTACTGCTAAATCACGAGCTCAGAGCGAAGAGAATAGCTTTGAATCCTCAAGTTGTTGTGAGCGTCCTGCAGAATCAAGAAAACCCATTATACTCTCTAAATTTTTATATCTGGGTTTCGAATATCGACCCTTCGTTGGCGAGGAATCATTCGATTTCGGCTGTTTTAGCTAATACCCTTTATCGAAAGGGTCCTGTTGTATTATCCGTGGAGTTGCTTCAAGATTTTAGAAGCTCCGGTTTTCGTATTGGTGAAGACCTTATCAGCATTTTGATTGGCAGTTGGGGAAGATTAGGTTTGGCTAAGTATTGTGTTGAAATTTTTGGGCAGATTTCATTTTTGGGTCTTAGTCCGAGCACCAGGTTGTATAATGCTGTCATTAATGCATTAGTGAAATCTAATGCCCTTGATTTGGCATACTTGAAGTTCCAACAGATGTCTGCGGATAATTGCAAACCTGATAGATTTACATATAATTTCCTCATTCATGGAGTTTGCAAGATCGGCGTGGTCGATGAGGCGCTTCGGTTAGTCAAACAGATGAAATGCTCAGGATATTCACCAAATGTGTTTACTTATACCATTCTAATTGATGGATTTTGCAATGCGAAGAGGGTAGATGAAGCTTTTAGTGTTTTAGAGATGATGAAAGATAAAAATGTGATTCCAAGTGAAGCTACATTTAGATCGTTGGTTCATGGGATCTTTCGTTGTACAGCCCCATTCAAAGCATTTGAATTGTTATCAAAATATGTGGAAAGGGGGtcccttttgcctaaaccagctTGTGATACTATATTGTTTTGCTTGGCAAATAATTCTATGGCGAGAGAGGCGGCCATGTTTTTGAGGAAAACTTGGGAAAAGGGTTATTTTCCTGATAGTTCAACATTTAACATAACAATGACGTGCTTGATAAAAGGATTGGATCTAAGGGAGACGTGTAAGATATTAGATACTGCTATTAAGCAAGGTTTGAAGCCAGCTTTTAATACCTATATCATCCTCATTGAAGCTTTGTACAGAGCAGGAAGACATGAAGAAGGGAAttactatttaaatattatttcCCAGAATGGATTTTTATCGAATACTTTTTCATATAACATGGTAATTGATTGCTTTTGCAAAGCCAAAATGATGGACAGAGCATCAGAGGCTTTCTGGGGTATGCTGCAAAGAGGTATTGCTCCTAACCTCGTTACTTTTAATACCCTTATAAGTGGTTATTGCAAAGATGGACTGTTAGGTAAGGTGCGAGAACTATTACAGATGCTCTTGGAGCATGGATTGAAACCTGATATCTTCACCTTCAGTTCAACAATTGATGGTCTTTGTCGGGTGCACCATATTGAGGATGCTTTTGGTTGTTTCAATGAAATGGTAGAGTGGGGTGTCAAACCCAATGCCGTCACTTACAATATCTTAATCCGGTCGTTGTGTGTTGTTGGGGATGTTGCAAAATCAATGAAACTTTTAAGAAGGATGCAAGCTGATGGAATAAGCCCAGATCTGTACTCTTTCAATGCTGTTATCCAAAGCTACTGTAAAATGAATAAGGTTGAAAAAGCACAAAAGCTCTTTATTTCCATGTTGGCGCTGGATTTGAATCCTGACAATTATACATATAATGCTTTTATCAAGGCATTGTGTGAATCGGGGAGAGTTGATGAAGCCAAAGAGATTTTCCTGTCTATGGAAGTGAACGGATGTGTTCCTGATTCTTATACATGTAATTCAATAATAAATGCTTTAGTCCAATCCGGCCTCCCAAAAGAAGCCCAGGATTTGTTAAGGAAATGTGAAGGAAGAGGGTTTTTTTAA
- the LOC131151060 gene encoding 3-oxo-Delta(4,5)-steroid 5-beta-reductase-like, protein MEPEAVISPSSPVASVALVVGVTGMAGLSLAQALRSPTALGGHWKVYGAARRPMPSWFPFSAVDHYINFDAADLNDTRRHLSPISADVTHLFWVALQVRDSEESNTAVNRSMLSNVLHVLGSAPDARLRHVTLQTGTKHYMGPIFDPTHSASLAHVPPDPPFREDSPRLPFPNFYYALEDLLASHAPRLTYSVHRASIILGASSRSAYNTLLTLAVYAAVCRLEGLPFRFPGTRYTWEHFCDATDVRVLAEQHVWAAVTEEAKNQAFNCTNGDVFTWKSMWKVLSEVFGVGYVPYEEGEEFDIVGLMEGKGKVWDAIVEEHGLYPTRLEEITCFGALKHVLHFEFQHVSSMNKSRDFGFFGHADSLKSIGPWVETLRQMKIIP, encoded by the coding sequence ATGGAACCCGAGGCGGTGATCTCTCCCTCATCTCCGGTTGCCTCAGTAGCTCTCGTAGTAGGCGTCACCGGTATGGCTGGCTTAAGCCTCGCCCAAGCCCTCAGGAGCCCCACCGCTCTCGGTGGGCATTGGAAGGTCTACGGCGCCGCTCGCCGCCCCATGCCCTCCTGGTTTCCCTTCTCCGCCGTCGACCACTACATAAACTTCGACGCCGCCGACCTCAACGACACCCGCCGCCACCTCTCCCCCATCTCCGCCGACGTCACCCACCTCTTCTGGGTCGCCCTCCAAGTCCGCGACTCCGAAGAGTCTAACACCGCCGTTAACCGATCCATGCTCTCCAACGTCCTCCACGTCCTCGGATCGGCCCCGGATGCCCGGCTCCGCCACGTCACCCTCCAAACCGGGACCAAGCACTACATGGGCCCCATCTTCGACCCGACCCACTCGGCCAGCCTCGCCCACGTCCCCCCGGACCCTCCGTTCCGGGAAGACTCCCCTCGGCTGCCTTTCCCCAACTTCTACTACGCGCTGGAGGACCTCCTGGCCTCCCACGCGCCGCGGTTGACGTACTCCGTGCACCGCGCTTCCATCATCTTGGGCGCATCCTCAAGGAGCGCATACAACACACTGCTAACGTTGGCTGTGTACGCCGCCGTGTGCCGCCTCGAGGGGCTGCCGTTTCGGTTTCCCGGGACGAGGTACACGTGGGAGCATTTCTGCGACGCGACAGACGTGCGCGTGCTGGCGGAGCAGCACGTATGGGCGGCGGTGACGGAGGAGGCTAAGAACCAGGCGTTTAATTGCACAAACGGCGACGTTTTTACGTGGAAGAGCATGTGGAAGGTGCTAAGTGAGGTGTTTGGCGTAGGGTATGTGCCCTACGAGGAAGGGGAGGAGTTTGATATCGTGGGGCTGATGGAGGGGAAAGGAAAAGTGTGGGACGCCATAGTGGAAGAGCATGGGCTTTACCCGACCCGATTGGAGGAGATAACCTGTTTCGGTGCCCTTAAACATGTTCTGCATTTTGAGTTTCAGCATGTTTCGAGTATGAACAAGAGCCGAGATTTTGGGTTTTTCGGGCATGCGGATTCGCTCAAGAGCATCGGGCCGTGGGTAGAGACGTTAAGACAAATGAAGATAATACCATAA